In one Gemmatimonadales bacterium genomic region, the following are encoded:
- a CDS encoding tetrahydrofolate dehydrogenase/cyclohydrolase catalytic domain-containing protein has protein sequence MSATIIDGNAIGKAIREELRAEVAELASRGVVPGLTVVIVGEDPASQVYVRMKGKAATELGMKSDTIRLPAGTPEADLLALVDRLNADPGVHGILVQMPLPKHIKSDRVIHRLSPAKDVDGFHPVNVGKVVSGDRTAFRPCTPAGVIELLARSGVDPRGMHAVVVGRSMIVGRPVANLLLQDVPGGNATVTICHTKTRDLARYTRDAEILVVAAGRPEVITGDMIRPGAVVIDVGVNRVDDPSTGKGYRLVGDVKFGEAAEVASRITPVPGGVGPMTIALLMKNTVQAARQAA, from the coding sequence GTGAGCGCCACGATCATCGACGGGAACGCCATCGGGAAAGCCATCCGCGAAGAGCTTCGGGCGGAGGTCGCGGAACTCGCGTCGCGGGGCGTCGTGCCGGGACTCACGGTCGTGATCGTCGGCGAGGATCCGGCGAGCCAGGTGTACGTCCGCATGAAGGGCAAGGCCGCCACCGAGCTGGGCATGAAGTCGGACACGATCCGTCTTCCGGCCGGCACTCCCGAAGCGGACCTGCTCGCCCTGGTGGACCGGCTCAACGCGGATCCCGGGGTCCATGGCATCCTGGTCCAGATGCCGCTCCCGAAGCACATCAAGAGCGACCGGGTGATCCACCGGCTCAGCCCGGCCAAGGACGTGGACGGCTTCCATCCGGTGAACGTGGGCAAAGTCGTCTCTGGTGACCGGACCGCGTTCCGTCCGTGCACGCCGGCCGGCGTGATCGAATTGCTCGCCCGGAGCGGTGTCGATCCGCGCGGCATGCATGCGGTCGTCGTCGGGCGCTCCATGATCGTCGGCCGGCCGGTGGCGAACCTGCTCCTCCAGGACGTCCCCGGCGGCAACGCCACCGTGACCATCTGCCACACCAAGACCAGGGACCTTGCCCGCTACACGCGGGACGCCGAGATCCTGGTCGTGGCGGCGGGCCGTCCCGAGGTCATCACGGGCGACATGATCCGGCCCGGCGCCGTCGTCATAGATGTCGGAGTGAACCGGGTGGACGACCCTTCGACCGGGAAGGGTTACCGGCTGGTCGGCGATGTGAAGTTCGGCGAGGCGGCCGAGGTCGCGAGCCGGATCACGCCCGTGCCCGGCGGCGTCGGGCCGATGACGATCGCCCTGCTGATGAAGAACACCGTGCAGGCGGCCAGGCAGGCGGCGTGA